The Mycobacterium haemophilum DSM 44634 sequence AGCAGCATGAAATTGCCCGGGTGGGCGTCGCCGTGCAGCATTTCCAATCGGCGTGGCGCGTCGAAGGTGAGTTCGATGAGCAGCGTCCCCACCAGGTCACGCTGTGCGGCGGTTCCGTTACGGATGATTTCGGCCATCGGCACGCCATCGATCCACTCCTGGATCACCACCTTGGGTGCGCTCGCCACCACGTGTGGCACTAAAAAGCGCGGGTCGCCTTGATACGCCTTGGCGAAAGCACGCTGGTTGTCGGCCTCTAGCCGATAGTCGAGTTCCATCTCGGTGCGTTCGACCAGTTCGTCGACCACACCTTGGACGTCGGCGCCGGGAGAAAGCTGTTTGAGCACCCCAACCATTCGCTGCATGGTCTTGAGATCGGCGCGCAACGCCTCGTCAGCACCCGGATACTGGATTTTGACGGCCACTTCGCGGCCATCGGACCACACCGCTTTATGCACCTGGCCGATGCTGGCCGAGGCCACCGGGGTGTCGTTGAATGAACTGAACCGGTCGCGCCATTTGGTGCCCAGCTGTGCGTCGAGCACCCGATGCACCCTATTGGCCGGCAACGGTGGGGCGTCCTTCTGCAGCTTGGTCAGGGCTTCGCGGTACGGCTCGCCGTACTCCTCAGGAATCGCGGCTTCCATCACAGACAACGCCTGGCCGACCTTCATTGCCCCGCCCTTGAGCTCGCCCAGCACACTGAACAACTGATGGGCGGCCTTCTCCATCAGCTCGGCGTTGACCTCCTCTTTCGACTTGCCAGTCAGCCGTTTGCCGAGCCCGAGCGCTGCCCGACCGGCAATGCCGACCGGGATGCTGGCCAGCTTCGCGTTGCGCGCAGCCTGGCCACGTTTGATGTCTGCCACACACTCATCATCCATGACAGTGAGCGGGCCATGGACTTGATATGGCAACAACTGATTTCGTATCAGCCAATATGTTGTCTGCGTGCAGGTTCAATCCTGTGGCTCATCGAAAACGCATGTCCGAAGGGTGGTACCGAAAAGCCATGGCAGCAAAGCAAACGCAGCACGATGCCGCCGATGCCCTGTTTAGGGCGATCATCGAAACGCTGGACAAGCATCGCAATGATCGCACGTTGACGGAGCGGGTTTTGGACGACTTGGCGCGCGCGTACGCGTCAATCTCGACGAACGTCCCGGACCAGGGACGGCAGGGATAGTTCAGCTCTCGGCGTCAACATGAACACAACGGATGTCTGGTCCATTGGCGCGCGACGATGGAGCCCGCGCCCAGATCGAACTCTAAGGTGGCGTTCAGCGCCGAGGGTGGCCCGGGATCGGGTACCGGCTCCTGCCCACGCACCGCCGCGATCACCCGATTCACCTGGCTAAGCGCCAGTGCCGCGGTGGCCAGCAGGGTGGCCCGGTCGGCCACCCCGATGGTGTCTCGCAGCTGGGCGGCGATCGCCGGCCAGGCGGCGTCGCGGTCGCTGCGGTGCAGGTCTGCACAGGCCAGGCAGCTGGTCACGCCGGGAATGACCAGCGGCCCCACCAGGCCGGTGCCGTCACGGACCCGAACCGGAAGGTGCGGTACACCCCGGCTGTGCAAATCGCGCACCATGCGCGGGTCGGCGACCAGGTAGTCCGACAACACCACCAGATCCACCGCGGAAGTGACCGCGGCATGCGACTGGCTGCTGTGCGCGATCCGGGCCCCAGAGCAGCGCAGCGCCTCCACCAGCAGGTCTGACAGCGGGCCGCGGCCGTGCACTCGGATCGACGCTGCCCGGCCGCGTGACGGCCGGCATCCGCGGGTTGCGACACCGGCACCAACCAGTTGCGTCACGAGGTTCGCCACGCCGTCGGGGTCCGTCGAGCCCCGGCCGCCGGCCTGCCGCTGCAACTCGGCGATCGGTGTGGGTGATCGCATGGACCGCAGCAGCGCCGCCAACTCCGCTGCGGTCAGGCCGCACGGTGGACGGACCAGCACGGCCTTGCGGGGATCCCACCCGACCTGCACCGCGCCGTCGGGCCGCAGCAGCACCGGCATCGCGGGGTCCAGCGCATAGAGGGAAGGCTCAACCTGCGGCATGACTCGAGACTTTGCCACGCCGGGCACTCACGTCTCGATCAGTTATCCACAGGACCGCCAGAGCCGGGGTCCGCACCACCGGGGTTGCCGCGGTCCCGCTTAAGTTCGGCTTCCAAGTCGGAAAAGGCCTCGTCGATACCGCTGGTGTCGCCGCCGATGATGCGGTCAATGAAGCCGGCCGGGTCGTCAAGATCCTCCCCGGAGGGCAGCAGATCCGGGTGTTGCCAGACGGCGTCACGGGCGTCGGCACCGACAGCCTGGGTCAAGCGCTCCCATAGCGCGGCGGCCTCCCGCAGCTTACGTGGCCGCAGCTCCAGGCCGACCAGCGTGGCGAAGGTTTGTTCGGCCGGGCCGCCGCTGGCCCGACGCCGGCGCAGCGTCTCGCCGAGCGCGGCCGCACTTGGCATCCGGTCGCCCAGCGCCGCGGTCACCACTACCTGCACCCAGCCCTCGATCAGCGCCAGCAGGGTCTCCAGCCGTTCCAGCGCTTGGGTCTGCGCCGGGGTTGCCTTGGGCTCGAAAACGCCCTGACCTAGTAACTCTTCGATGGCGGCGGGATCGGACAGCGACGCCGGATTGAAGTCGCGTGCTAGTTCCTCAATTCCGCTCATGTCGATCTTCATACCCGCGGCGTAGGCCTCTACGGCGCCCAGCAATTGACTGGCCAGCCAGGGCACATGACTGAACAACCGGTGGTGTGCGGCCTCACGGGCAGCCAGGAAGGTCAGGATCTCGCTGCGCGGCTGCTCGAGCCCGTCGGCGAAGGACTCGACAGCTTGCGGCAGTATCGCCGCCACGCCCTTGGGCCCCAGCGGCAGACCGATATCGGTCGAGGTCAGCACCTCGCGGGATAATCGACCAAACGCTTGGCCCAATTGCGAACCGAACGCCATGCCGCCCATTTGCGACATCATCGACAGCAGCGGGCCGGCCATGCTCTTGGCCTCCTCAGGCAGCGACGCCGCCCACACCGTCGAGATCTGTTGGGCCATCGGGTCGCAGAGTCGTTTCCAAGTCTCTAAGGTGTTGTTGACCCAGTCGTCGGGTGTCCAGCCTTCCGCTTTGGTGGTGCCCGCGGGCAGCGCGGTGACCCCGTCCAGCCAGGTCTCGGCGAGATGCACCGCATCGCCGATTGCCGAGTTTGTGGTGGCCGGGATGGGCGCGACAAACCCGATGGAACTCGACGCGACTCGTCGCGCCAATTCATAGTTGACCGGACCCGGTTGTTTGTCTGCGGTCATCGCGGTGCCAGCGCTGGTGAACATCTGACCCAGTTGGGTGAAGATCTGTCCCAGGTCGGCCATGCCGAAGTCCCCACTCATGCCGAACGAGGCTGACGGGTCTGACGCGCTCGCGTGAGAATCGGGATTGTTTTTCCCGTGCTGGTCGCGTCCCGATTCGTCCCTGCCAGATTCATCGTGGTGGGAGTCGTCTCCGGAGGAGAAGCCGAAAGGCGGGTTAGCCACACTGTCAACGGTACTCACTGGCGGGACAGAACGCGCCACCCCGGGTCATGCTTATAGCTGAACGAGCCCGATGAGGGTCCGTCTAATCTAAGCGGCGTGAACAGGCGGATTCTCACCTTGTTGGTCGCGCTGGTGCCGATTCTGGTCTTCGGCGTGTTGCTCGCGGTGGTGACGGTGCCGTTCGTGTCGCTGGGCCCCGGTCCCACCTTTGACACACTCGGTGAGGTCGACGGCAAGCAGGTCGTCGCGATCGACGGCACGCACACGTACCCGACGTCCGGTCACCTCAACATGACGACGGTGTCCCAGCGTGACGATCTGACCTTGGGCGAAGCCCTGACACTGTGGCTGTCCGGCCAAGAACAACTGGTGCCGCGCGACCTCATCTACCCGCCGGGCAAGTCGCGCGAAGACATTGACAAGGCCAACAACGCTGATTTCAAACAGTCCGAGGACAGCGCGGCCTACGCCGCACTGGGATACCTGAAGTACCCGTCTGCAGTGACCGTGGCCACGGTCAGCGATCCCGGTCCGTCGGTGGGCAAACTGAAGTCCGGTGATGCCGTCGACGCGGTCAATGGCAGCCCGGTGGCCAATGTCGAGCAGTTCACCGGATTGCTGAAGAACACCAAGCCCGGCGAGGTGGTGACCATCGACTTTCGTCGCAAGAATGAGCCACCCGGTGTCGCTCAGATCACGCTGGGTGCGAACAAAGATCGCGACTACGGCTTTATGGGTGTCGCGGTGCTGGATGCGCCGTGGGCGCCGTTCGTGGTGGATTTCAACCTCGCCAACGTGGGCGGGCCCTCGGCCGGACTGATGTTTAGCCTGGCGGTTGTCGACAAGCTGACCACCGGTGACTTGGTGGGGTCGACGTTCGTCGCGGGCACCGGCACCATCAGCGTCGACGGCAAGGTGGGCCCCATCGGGGGCATCGCCCACAAGATGGTCGCCGCCCGCGCTGCCGGCGCCACGGTGTTTCTGGTGCCCGCGAAGAACTGCTACGAGGCGAGCTCCGATAACCGCACCGGCCTGCGGTTGGTGAAGGTCGAGAGCCTCAGCCAAGCGGTGGACGCGCTGCACGCGATGACGTCGGGGGGTCAACTGCCGAGCTGCTAACTCGGCCCCTCGCCCGCAATCGACGGGTGCCGCGGTGCGTAGAGTTGTCACCACCGGCCCCGAAGTATGGTGCCAGCAAATCGACGCCAGCCAAATCGAGCAGGGAGCGTAGCTAGTGGGGATGCGGCCCGCCGCAAGGATGCCGAAACTGACTCGGCGTAGCCGGACGCTGATCATGGTCGCACTGGGTGTGATCGTGTTGCTGCTCGCTGGTCCGCGACTGGTCGACGCATATGTCGACTGGCTGTGGTTCGGTGAGCTTGGCTACCGTTCGGTGTTCAGTACCGTGCTAGTTACCCGCCTCGTGGTGTTCGGAGTAGCCGGGCTGGTGGTCGGCGGCATCGTGTTCGCCGGGCTCGCGGTGGCCTACCGCACCCGCCCCGTCTTCGTCCCGAGCCACGACAACGACCCGGTAGCGCGGTATCGCGCCGCGGTGTTGTCGCGGCTGCGGTTCGTGGGCATCGGGATCCCGACGGCGATCGGCCTGCTCGCCGGCATTATCGCGCAAAGCTACTGGGTTCGGATCCAACTGTTCTTGCACGGCGATGACTTTGGTATCAGGGATCCACAATTCGGCAAGGACCTCGGTTTTTACGCGTTCGAGCTGCCGTTCTACCGGCTGGTGCTCAGCTACATGTTCGTCGCGGTATTTCTAGCGTTCGTTGCAAATCTGGTGGCGCACTACATCTTCGGCGGCATCCGGTTGTCCGGACGCACCGGCGCGCTAAGCCGTTCGGCGCGTATCCAGTTGGTCAGCTTGGTCGGTGTGCTGGTGCTACTCAAAGCCGTTGCCTATTGGCTGGACCGCTACGAGCTGCTGTCGCATACGCGTAGCGGTAAGCCGTTCACCGGCGCCGGATACACCGATATCACCGCGGTGCTGCCAGCCAAGCTGATCCTGATGGCGATCGCGCTGATTTGCGCCGCCGCCGTGTTCTCCGCGATCACGTTGCGGGACTTGCGGATTCCGGCCATCGGCCTGGTCTTGCTGCTGCTGTCGTCGTTGATTGTGGGTGCCGGCTGGCCGTTGATCGTCGAACAGCTGATCGCCAAGCCGGATGCGGTACGCAAGGAAAGCGAGTACATCAGCCGAAGTATCACCGCGACCCGGCAAGCCTATGGCCTGACTGAGGACGTGGTGACCTATCGCAATTACACCGGCGACGCGCCTGCGATCGCTCAGCAGATCGTCACCGATCGCGCTACCACCTCGAACATCCGGCTACTCGACCCCACGATCGTTAGCCCCGCGTTTACCCAATTCCAGCGCGGCAAGAACTTTTACTACTTCCCCGACCAGCTGTCGATCGACCGTTACCTCGACAAAAACGGTAACCTGCGTGACTACGTTGTGGCGGCGCGTGAACTCAACCCGGACCGGTTGATTGACAATCAGCGTGACTGGATCAACCGGCATACCGTTTACACGCACGGGAACGGATTTATCGCGTCGCCGGCGAACACCGTACGCGGTATCGCCAATGATCCCAACCAAAACGGCGGCTACCCCGAATTCCTGGTCAACGTCGTTGGGAACGGCACTGTGGTGTCCGACGGGCCGGCGCGGCTGGACCAACCCCGCATCTACTTCGGGCCAGTGATCTCCAATACCTCGGCCGACTACGCGATCGTCGGGAAAAATGGTGATGACCGCGAATACGACTACGAGACCAACACCGATACCAAGAGATACACCTACGCCGGCAGCGGGGGAGTCCCGATCGGCAGTTGGCTATCCCGCAGTGTGTTCGCGGCGAAATTCGCCGAGCGAAACTTCTTGTTTTCCAGTGTGATTGGCTCCAACAGCAAGATCTTGTTCAACCGTGATCCGGCGCGCCGGGTGGAGGCGGTGGCGCCCTGGTTGACGACTGACAGCAGCGTCTATCCGGCCATCGTGAGCAAGCGACTGGTGTGGATCATCGACGGCTACACCACGCTGGACAACTATCCCTACTCCGAACTCACCTCGCTGTCGTCGGCGACCGCCGACTCCACCGAGGTGGCTTTCAATCGGTTGGCTCCCGATAAGCAGGTCGCCTATATCCGGAACTCGGTGAAGGCCACTGTGGACGCCTACGACGGCACCGTGACGCTGTATCAGCAGGATGAGCAGGACCCGGTGCTCAAAGCGTGGATGAAGGTCTTTCCGGGCACCGTGCGGCCCAAGGCCGATATCACGCCTGAACTGGCTGAGCATCTGCGCTATCCCGAGGACCTGTTCAAGGTACAGCGGATGCTGCTGGCTAAATACCACGTCAATGACCCCGGAACGTTCTTCAACACCTCGGATTTCTGGGACGTGCCGCTGGATCCGAATCCGACCGCCAGCAGTTATCAGCCGCCGTACTACATCGTCGCGAAAAACATTCTCAAGAATGACAATTCGGCGTCATACCAGCTGACCAGCGCGATGAATAGGTTCAAGCAAGACTTCCTGGCTGCCTACATCAGCGCCAGCTCTGATCCTGCGACGTACGGCAAGATCACCGTGCTGACCATTCCTGGCAACGTCAACGGCCCCAAACTGGCCAATAACGCGATCACCACCGATCCGGCGGTATCCCAGGATCTGGGTGTGATCGGGCGGGACAACCAAAACCGGATCCGGTGGGGTAATTTGCTGACGCTGCCGGTCGCTCAGGGTGGTCTGCTGTACGTGGAACCCGTCTATGCGTCCCCGGGCGCCAGCGACGCCGCTTCCTCGTACCCGCGTCTGATTCGCGTGGCGATGATGTACAACGACAAGATCGGCTACGGTCCCACCGTCGGTGACGCGCTCACCGGGTTATTCGGGCCCGGCGCGGCGTCCGCGGCTACTGGCATCGAACCCACCGAAGCGGTACCGCCGAAGCCGCCCGCGGGTCCTCCGGCGGCGGCCGACGGATCGCCCACTCCTCCGGTCGCAGTGGTGCCACCGGCTCCGGATGGGTCGGTCGCGTTGTCGGCGGCCAAGGCCGCCGCGCTGCAAGAAGGTCCAGGCGGCGATCGGCGCGGCGCGCGACGCGCAGAAGAAGGGCGATTTCGCCGCCTACGGTTCGGCGCTGCAGCGCCTCGACGACGCCATCACCAAGTTCAACAACACGAAATAACTGGCCGCGAGCGGGCGTGTCGGTGCACCGACACGCCGTAAACCCTGGCATTATGCGCGCGTTCGCCGCGCGTGCACCGTGCCTGACAGGCGATTTGGTGACCCTCGCAAGTGTTCGGTAACCTTGTATTTACCGACGCGGGGTGGAGCAGCTCGGTAGCTCGCTGGGCTCATAACCCAGAGGTCGCAGGTTCGAATCCTGTCCCCGCTACCAGCGAAAATGGCCCTCGGAGGAGACTCCGGGGGCCATTTTTATGGCGCTTGGAAGCGGATTTGGGAACATTAGCATTGCAAGTTGTTTAGCGTGCTCCATAGCTCGCTTGCCGCCTGACTTCAATCTTCACCGATAAGGGTTGCGATAGCTCTCCTCAAAGGCTTAGCGGTAACCCGGGGCCGGGCGTGCTGATCGGTCCCCAGGAGCCCTCGTAAATCGTCCCGGGCCAGTCCCGCTTGGCGGGCGTGGTGTTTGCAGGAGCGCACGCGATGATGAGATCTCGTCGGAGGTGCGCGCTGGGGAGCTCGTGTGCGGCGGCCCCGCCGACTGAGCGTTTGATGGCCGTCACCCTCAAATGAACTGTGGCGAAGGCATTTACGACCGTGGTGGCGAGACGGCGCAGTTGATAGCACAGCTGCGCACAGTCGCGGTGGCAATAGCCCAATTCTTCGAGCCGGTCCGCCTGGTATCCGGGGCGTAGCGGCGGTGTGGAGGAAATCAACCGCTCGGTGGTGTCGAGCTGACCAGCAGTGGCCGATCATCGAAGTGGTAATGCCGGCTGTCGGTAGCGTTGCTCGGGTGCCATGAACCGGATCCGTGTTTTTGGCAATTTTTGCCATTACTCGCTAGCCTTGCTTTATGCGCACCATGAACATCTCACTACCCGATTCGCTCAAGGTGTTCGTGGAAGAGCGGGTTGCCCAGGGCGGGTACGGCACTAGTAGCGAGTATGTCCGCGAGTTGATCCGCAAGGATCAGGACCGCGCGGCCCTGCGTCGCCTGGTCCTCGAAGGTGCCGCTTCGCCGCCGGCCGCGCCCGCCGACGATGCTTACTTCGACGGCCTACGTGCCCGCATTCGGCACCGACGCACTGGATGACGATCAAGCCGGTCATCCCGCGCGATCAGGCTATCCACGATGTCGAGCACGCGATTGACTACTACCTCGATGAGGAAGCGGCGCAAGCCGCGACAGATCTGATCGACGCGCTGCAGGCCGCCTACCGCCTGATCGGACGCCACCCTGGGATCGGTTCGCCCCGTTATGGCTACGAGCTCGATATTCCCGGGCTGCGCGGACGGGCGCTGGCGCACTTCCCGTATACGGTCTTGTACGTGGAGCGCACCGACCACATCGACGTTTTGCGTGTCTTGCATCAGCGTCGCGACATTCCGGAATTGCTGCGCAGTCTCGATCAGGACTAGTCGCCAATCTGCGTCAGTAACGTAACTGTGGCCCCGAAAAGTCCTTGTGCAGCAGCACGTCACCAAACACCACCGCAACCGACGTCATCGGTAGCCATCGGCCGTCGCCGGCCTGTCCCGAGTGGCTGAATTCATTGCGTGTGGTGCATGATGAATTGCACACGCCGACAAGGCATCTGTCCCCGAGAGCATTTGACTTTGGCAATTGATTTGCGGCTGTTAATATTTGGTTGAACGTAGAGCGCAAAGCCCCCGAGTTCAACGCCGGGCTTTCGTGTATGCAGTCAGTAGTAGCTTTCGATCAGCGGCGACGGTGAAGACGTAGGTGTAGGCCCGCTGGTTTGAGAGTCAGGGTTTCGGAAACCTTCAGTTGGTATCCGGGCCTGGGCTGTAGGTCGTATTGGTGCAGGATCGCGGCGAGCGTCAAAACGATCTCGTGTAGTGCGAATTGGCGACCCATGCAGGCGCGGGGCCCGGTGCCGAAGGGTTTGTAGGTGTATGGGGGCAGTTTGCGGAGATTTTCGGGCAGGAACCGGTCTGGGTTGAATTCGTCGGCATCGGCGCCCCAGGCGGGGTCGCGGTGCGCGGCGACGAGCAGGACGAACACCCAGTCGCCGGCTTTGAAGGGGTATTTTCCGTTGCCGATGGTGCTGTCGTGGCGTGCCCGGCGGAAATAGCCCGGCGCTACTGGCCATAGTCGCAGTGTTTCGTCGACAATGCGGCGCAGGTAGCGCAATTTGGCGATGTCGTGAAATTGGATGTTGGGAAAGTCGGAGCTGGGCCAGCGTTGGTCGATCTCGACTTGGGCCTGGGCGGCAATGTCGGGGTGGGCGGACAGATAGTGCAGGGCGAACGCGATGGTGTTGGCTGAGGTTTCACTACCAGCGACGAGCAGGGTGAGGATCTGGTTGACAATGTTGTCGTTGTCAAGCTGCTCACCGGTTTCTGGGTCTGTGGTGTGGAGCATGATGTCGAGCATGTCGGTTCGGTTGCTGGCATGGGGGTTTCGCCGCCGGGCGTCGATGATGTCGATGACTTGTTGGCGGACGTAAACCTTATCGCCGTAGTGCTGGGCTTTACACTTGGCGCCGAGCAGTTTCTCATAAAAGGGGATGGCGTCGGTTCGGCGATTAGCGTAGGCGAGTTCGCGTAGCACGGCGGCGATGAATGGGTTGCCGCTACGGTCGCTGAGTTTAGTGAAGGAGTGGTCCAGTCCGGCGCGGGCGATGATCTCGATTGTGAGGCGGTTAGC is a genomic window containing:
- a CDS encoding ABC1 kinase family protein, with the translated sequence MDDECVADIKRGQAARNAKLASIPVGIAGRAALGLGKRLTGKSKEEVNAELMEKAAHQLFSVLGELKGGAMKVGQALSVMEAAIPEEYGEPYREALTKLQKDAPPLPANRVHRVLDAQLGTKWRDRFSSFNDTPVASASIGQVHKAVWSDGREVAVKIQYPGADEALRADLKTMQRMVGVLKQLSPGADVQGVVDELVERTEMELDYRLEADNQRAFAKAYQGDPRFLVPHVVASAPKVVIQEWIDGVPMAEIIRNGTAAQRDLVGTLLIELTFDAPRRLEMLHGDAHPGNFMLLPDGRMGVIDFGAVAPLPGGFPVELGMSIRLARDKNYDLLLPTMEKAGLIQKGQQVSVRDIDEMMRQYVEPIEVEVFHYTRKWLQRMSLDRSVSQIRTARQLDLPAKLALPMRVIASVGAILCQLDAHVPIKTLTEELVPGFAEPDTAVV
- a CDS encoding cyclodehydratase, which gives rise to MPQVEPSLYALDPAMPVLLRPDGAVQVGWDPRKAVLVRPPCGLTAAELAALLRSMRSPTPIAELQRQAGGRGSTDPDGVANLVTQLVGAGVATRGCRPSRGRAASIRVHGRGPLSDLLVEALRCSGARIAHSSQSHAAVTSAVDLVVLSDYLVADPRMVRDLHSRGVPHLPVRVRDGTGLVGPLVIPGVTSCLACADLHRSDRDAAWPAIAAQLRDTIGVADRATLLATAALALSQVNRVIAAVRGQEPVPDPGPPSALNATLEFDLGAGSIVARQWTRHPLCSC
- a CDS encoding zinc-dependent metalloprotease, whose protein sequence is MANPPFGFSSGDDSHHDESGRDESGRDQHGKNNPDSHASASDPSASFGMSGDFGMADLGQIFTQLGQMFTSAGTAMTADKQPGPVNYELARRVASSSIGFVAPIPATTNSAIGDAVHLAETWLDGVTALPAGTTKAEGWTPDDWVNNTLETWKRLCDPMAQQISTVWAASLPEEAKSMAGPLLSMMSQMGGMAFGSQLGQAFGRLSREVLTSTDIGLPLGPKGVAAILPQAVESFADGLEQPRSEILTFLAAREAAHHRLFSHVPWLASQLLGAVEAYAAGMKIDMSGIEELARDFNPASLSDPAAIEELLGQGVFEPKATPAQTQALERLETLLALIEGWVQVVVTAALGDRMPSAAALGETLRRRRASGGPAEQTFATLVGLELRPRKLREAAALWERLTQAVGADARDAVWQHPDLLPSGEDLDDPAGFIDRIIGGDTSGIDEAFSDLEAELKRDRGNPGGADPGSGGPVDN
- a CDS encoding PDZ domain-containing protein, with protein sequence MNRRILTLLVALVPILVFGVLLAVVTVPFVSLGPGPTFDTLGEVDGKQVVAIDGTHTYPTSGHLNMTTVSQRDDLTLGEALTLWLSGQEQLVPRDLIYPPGKSREDIDKANNADFKQSEDSAAYAALGYLKYPSAVTVATVSDPGPSVGKLKSGDAVDAVNGSPVANVEQFTGLLKNTKPGEVVTIDFRRKNEPPGVAQITLGANKDRDYGFMGVAVLDAPWAPFVVDFNLANVGGPSAGLMFSLAVVDKLTTGDLVGSTFVAGTGTISVDGKVGPIGGIAHKMVAARAAGATVFLVPAKNCYEASSDNRTGLRLVKVESLSQAVDALHAMTSGGQLPSC
- a CDS encoding type II toxin-antitoxin system ParD family antitoxin, which translates into the protein MRTMNISLPDSLKVFVEERVAQGGYGTSSEYVRELIRKDQDRAALRRLVLEGAASPPAAPADDAYFDGLRARIRHRRTG
- a CDS encoding type II toxin-antitoxin system RelE/ParE family toxin, which encodes MTIKPVIPRDQAIHDVEHAIDYYLDEEAAQAATDLIDALQAAYRLIGRHPGIGSPRYGYELDIPGLRGRALAHFPYTVLYVERTDHIDVLRVLHQRRDIPELLRSLDQD
- a CDS encoding cytochrome P450, whose amino-acid sequence is MIQAEATPIPHPRFRLPVLGDLLTIDFARPTQGLAAETRKLGSGIFEQRIFKFPVIVLADTALIADVNNEDLWEKHLGPSLYKLRSVAGDGLFTAYNDEPNWRKAHNILMPAFTKTAMLNYHDSMTGTVQELLDTWKTNGANQSWIDIATEANRLTIEIIARAGLDHSFTKLSDRSGNPFIAAVLRELAYANRRTDAIPFYEKLLGAKCKAQHYGDKVYVRQQVIDIIDARRRNPHASNRTDMLDIMLHTTDPETGEQLDNDNIVNQILTLLVAGSETSANTIAFALHYLSAHPDIAAQAQVEIDQRWPSSDFPNIQFHDIAKLRYLRRIVDETLRLWPVAPGYFRRARHDSTIGNGKYPFKAGDWVFVLLVAAHRDPAWGADADEFNPDRFLPENLRKLPPYTYKPFGTGPRACMGRQFALHEIVLTLAAILHQYDLQPRPGYQLKVSETLTLKPAGLHLRLHRRR